The genomic window CGCGCGATCCAAAGAGGATAACCCGAGTGATTGCGGTCATCCGCGCAGCGGCAGCTGACGTTCCCCAGATTTTGTCGACACTGAGTTAAGCGCCTATGGTTTGACGTTCATACTCGTCAGGGCTTAAATTGCCAAGCGACGAGTGCAAGCGTTCACGATTGTACCAGCCCTCG from Deltaproteobacteria bacterium includes these protein-coding regions:
- a CDS encoding IS3 family transposase, translating into EGWYNRERLHSSLGNLSPDEYERQTIGA